The genomic stretch CTCGCCGGCTTTGGCGCCTTCACCGTTGCCCGTCGCGAAGCCTCCAAGGGCCGCAACCCGTCCACCGGTGCAGAAGTTGACATTCCGGCCCGCAACGTGCCGAAGTTCACGGCCGGCAAGGGTCTGAAGGACGCCTGCAACAGCTAAGTTGATTGGTCACCGCTCGTTCCGAGACCAAGCGGTTCCGATTGCGATCAAGCCCGGTTCTGCCGGGCTTTTTTGTTGCCTTGCGCAAGCGCGCGCTCTGGCTTATCGGTGGGCCGCCGGTAATCCGGCATTCGTTCTCAGGGCGGGGTGAAAGTCCCCACCGGCGGTAGGAGGTCATGCCTCGAGCCCGCGAGCGCCCGATGGCAGCAGTTTGCCTTCGGGGTCAGCAGATCCGGTCAGATGCCGGAGCCGACGGTGATAGTCCGGATGATAGAGAATGAGGTGACTGAACCTGCGCCGCCATGCGGGGCAGGGGATAGTATCGTTGAAGCATGCACCCTTTCCGGGTGTGAGCACGCTTGTGCTGTCTGTCTCGATGATCCCTCATGCGTCCTGATTTGTGTTGGTCCTTTGATGAAGGAAAAAAGACATGAATCAGCGTTCCTTGTCGCTAAGCCGCTCCCATGCTGTTGTTGGAGCATTCTTCATGGTCATGGCGGGGATAGCCTTCGCCTGGCTTAATGTCGCAACCCAGTGGCTGGCCATGGTGTTGCATTTTCCGGCGGCTTCCACCGCGTTCTGGCAATATGGCTTTGCGCTCGTGCTGTCCCTGCCTTTGCTGGCCCGGCTTGGACTTCGAGCCATGCGGACAAAGTATCCGGGCCGCCATGCCTTGAGAGTACTTCTGGCGGCCCTTGGGGTGCAGGCCTGGATCATGGGGCTGGCCTCGGTGCCCATCTGGCAGGCTATTGCGCTGGTGATGACGTCACCCTTCTTCATCATTATCGGGGCGCGCATGTTTCTCGGCGAAAACGTCGG from Peteryoungia desertarenae encodes the following:
- the hupB gene encoding DNA-binding protein HupB, whose product is MNKNELVSAVAEKAGLTKADAASAVDAVFETVQAELKNGGDVRLAGFGAFTVARREASKGRNPSTGAEVDIPARNVPKFTAGKGLKDACNS